AGTAGTGCGTATTCAGAGTTGGGTGTGAAACTCGCGAAGCGTACAGCTGAAATACCGAACAAGTGAATTAGAGATAATTTCTGAATGAGCCGTCAGTTCAGGTATCTACCTCATGAGTCAGTTTACACGCCTTTCCCTTCGAGATAGGCGTCGATGCCACGGAACAGAATCTGACACCAGAACCGCGTCGCGATAATCACGACAAACGCTACTACGAAACCGCTGCTAAACGGTCCGAGCAGGTCCCTTGCAAAGAGTGCTCCATAAAACGCAAACACGAATATAAGCACGCTTCGCGTAAACACCCAATTTACGACTTTTTCTCTTGATTGTGTCGGCTCCAGATTAAATGCGTTCATCTCGTTCACATAACTCTTCAATACATATTTACGTTATTGGATTATTCATCGCGACTATTTCAGAGATTGTCTCGTTGAAATGCATCTTCTACGCAACAGCGCTACATTCGAATCTATAAGTACCGAACACCTCCGATCCAGTTTCAGACGTGAGCTTGAGTAAAGGAACCGTGCTACTATCTACTGTTGCTATAGACGGCACCGGCGTCGATCGCCGTCCGCGCGTAGAGGTCGATCGTCGAGAGCGCGATGATCGTCAGCGGAAACGCCACGTCGGCGAAGCTGATCGCCTCGAGTCGGAGGGCGGTCACGACGATCGGTTCGGTGAGCGTTCCGGCGACGAGGAGCGTACCGGGGCTGAGAAACACGAGCGCGAGCCCGCACAGCGCGGCCCAGCTGCACCCGCGTTTCCACTGTCCGTTGTAGAGGTGGCCGGTGCCCGGGAAGCAGACGGCCAGGAGGTACGCCGGCCACGCTCGCGCGCGGTGGCCGAGTCGCCGCGGCAGGCGTACCGTCACCTGTGGAAGCGTCATCGGTGTCGCCTCCCGCAAGCCGTGGCTCGGTGTGCGACGAGGACCGGTTCGACTGTTCGTGGTGTATCCATACTAGCCGGCTCCACACTCTCCCTGAAAAACGTCAGTCAGACGGCTGTGCGACACGACGCTGTCGCCAGCCCCTGGCAGGTTCCACAACCTCTCGCCGACGAACGGTGCGGCGTTTCACTAGCCGCATATAATAGTTCACAAGATTCACCACCTCGCTTTTATAATCCGGACACAGAACACGTTCATGGACGACCAGTACGCCGGACCGCCTCGTCCATCGAGCCACCACCGGGTCGACGAGCCGACCGCGTGTTGTACCTGCGGATCCGAGATCGGACCGGACGAACGCCGCCTGACGTGGCGGGTCCGCGACGGCGACGACCGTTTTCGGTACCACTACTGCAGCGAGGACTGTCTCCCGACCCCCGATATCGAACTGGGATAGCTCGAGGGCGGACCGGTCCCCGGCCAGGCCACAACCATATCAATTAAATCCTGTTACCACTTCATCCCGGCCAGTATGTGGCCACTCGGACACGTCGCCGTCGCCTATCTCTGCTACGCGTTCGCGACGCGAGCTCGC
Above is a window of Natronorubrum tibetense GA33 DNA encoding:
- a CDS encoding DUF7576 family protein, translating into MDDQYAGPPRPSSHHRVDEPTACCTCGSEIGPDERRLTWRVRDGDDRFRYHYCSEDCLPTPDIELG